In Gossypium raimondii isolate GPD5lz chromosome 12, ASM2569854v1, whole genome shotgun sequence, a single window of DNA contains:
- the LOC128035482 gene encoding uncharacterized protein LOC128035482 — protein MKVFDCVIDYHPGKANVVAEALSRKVVVELRAMFAQLSINDDGSLLVELKIKLMIFDRIKSAQLDDDKLHNRICVSYVSELKELILREAHDSPFALHPGEMKMYCDLRESYRWPGMNIDVVEYVVKYYTCQRVKAEHHVPTGLLQPISIPE, from the exons ATGAAAGTTTTTGATTgtgttattgattaccatcctgGTAAAGCTAACGTCGTAGCTGAAGCGTTGAGTAGAAAAGTAGTAGTTGAATTGCGAGCAATGTTTGCTCAGCTCAGTATCAATGATGATGGAAGCTTATTGGTTGAACTAAAGATCAAACTAATGATATTTGATCGGATCAAGTCAGCGCAGTTAGATGATGACAA GCTTCATAACCGAATCTGTGTTTCGTATGTTTCAGAATTAAAGGAGTTGATACTTCGAGAAGCTCATGATAGTCCTTTTGCTTTGCATCCTGGAGAAATGAAAATGTACTGCGATCTGCGAGAATCCTATCGGTGGCCAGGAATGAATATAGACGTGGTCGAGTATGTGGTTAAATACTATACTTGTCAACGAGTTAAGGCAGAACATCATGTTCCCACAGGATTACTTCAGCCTATTTCTATTCCTGAGTAG
- the LOC128035483 gene encoding uncharacterized protein LOC128035483, producing MVLRQFVEGFSLIAAPLTKLLRKGVSFNWTDVQQEGFDKFKTILTEAPVLIQPESGKDFIVYSDASHVDFGCVLMQEGKVVALFDDGSLLAELQVKPMWIEQIKGKQLEDESLGLRFRQIDSGNTVDFGLDSEGVLCVRRRICAPNDMHHGRNKIYQDLHELYWWPGLKRELPSRLLQPVKIPLWEWERETMDFVSGLPLTPTKNDSVWVIVD from the exons ATGGTATTACGACAATTTGTAGAGGGTTTTTCACTAATtgcagcacccttgactaagctacTACGTAAGGGTGTGTCGTTTAACTGGACTGATGTGCAACAAGAGGGCTTTGATAAGTTCAAAACTATACTGACTGAGGCCCCTGTTTTGATACAGCCAGAGTCTGGAAAAGATTTTATTGTCTACAGCGATGCTTCACATGTCGATTtcggatgtgtgttgatgcaagagggtAAGGTGGTAGC tttatttgatgatggtagtctATTGGCTGAACTCCAAGTTAAACCGATGTGGATagagcagattaagggtaaacagTTGGAGGATGAGTCTTTAGGTCTTCGCTTTCGACAAATTGATAGTGGGAATACTGTGGATTTTGGACTGGATAGTGAAGGGGTTCTCTGTGTCCGTAGGAGAATCTGTGCACCGAATGATATGCATCATGGTAGAAATAAGATATACCAAGACCTTcatgagttatattggtggccaggtCTTAAGCGTGAG TTGCCTTCAAGGTTGTTGCAGCCAGTTAAGATTCCACTTTGGGAGTGGGAGCGGGAgactatggacttcgttagCGGGTTGCCTCTAACACCTACTAAGAATGATTCTgtatgggtcatcgtggattGA